In Setaria italica strain Yugu1 chromosome IX, Setaria_italica_v2.0, whole genome shotgun sequence, the genomic stretch GGGAAGAGTATGAATGGAGATCCTGGACAGTGTGTAATCAAACTgtattttcctctttttttattgcattCCTATGACACAGGGTGTTGCACACATCCAGTACCCTGTTACTGAAGTTTTGTGGAACCACAGAACTAACCTCTGCCAATAATACGATATGAAGAACTTGCATGTTTTAGCCAGAAGAGTTCTAGTAATTTCTGTTTGATAGTCATAAATCAGTAGCCATATGTGGATGTCTGAAAATTATGGCTTGTCTGATGGCATGAGGATTTGCTATACAGCCTAGCTGGTGCATTGAGATACCACTTTTATCTTATTGCATTCATGTTTCTTGGATGATTGAAAAAGACATTTCCATAAGCCTTATGCATGTCAAGGGGAATTTTACACTAGCATTTCGGAAATTCCTTGCTCTTGTCTTCAGTACTGAATTATCTTGTTGATTAAATGTGCTTCACAGAGAATGATCTCTTTGTGTCTACAGGTTTTTACCTTCGGGTCAGTCCCTCTCAAGACTTACTTACCTGATGGTGACATTGATGTCACTGCTTTTAGTAATAGTGATGAATTAAAGGAGATTTGGGCAAATCTTGTCCGGGATGCGTTGGAGCGTGAAGAGAAGAGTGGAAATTCTGAATTTCATGTAAAAGAAGTCCAGTATATTCAGGCAGAGGTAATTTTCCCTTTTATAATTTCAGagtgatttttttccttttgctgttGTATAGGCATCAGAATTACCTCCATACGAAATTGGTCGTCTGCTAATTGCTGTTGTAGATATTtgtgcatttttctataaacttggtcaaagctacagaagtttgacttaggataaagctagaatgacttataatttgtaACAGAGGGAGTACGTACATATAGTAGAGTTTCATTAGCATTGTACCTTCATTTATGACATTACGATTGTGTGAAGTTATTACCAGAAGTTGCCTATTGTACTTTGTGCTATATGAATTGAGGCAGAACAGAAACGAATACAAGATCTTAAGTTAAACTTCAGTTTAGTAATATGGCCATTGCTCTTTCACTCAGTTCTATGCACCATATGGTGTGGCCAAATAGCTGAAGTCTAATCTATTAGTATCGTTTAGGAGGATTATGCATCTGAAGACACTTCTAGCATCCTTCTAAGTACACAAATATGTATCCAGTGTCATTTTATCGCTGATCGCTCTCCTCTTGTATCTTCTTTTGGGAATATGTCACCGTTAATGATTTGGCACTTTTATTTTATTCTCCACTCATTTGTATCCTCGTATGTTTTATGTATCATGCATAGGTCAAGATTATTAAGTGTCTTGTGGAAAACATTGCTGTCGACATCTCATTTAATCAAGTTGGTGGACTATGTACACTTTGTTTTCTTGAAGAGGTATGTTCTTATTTTCGAAGTCTAGCTTAATTTGTATATCCAGACAATGTGCTTGAAATTTTACCATTTATATCTTGTACGGTAAGGAACTTATATTGACTTGATAGCTGTGCTTATTGCATATAGCACCTGGTTCAGAtatgcttgatttttttttggaactgatgcttgattttttttttgcccgtACCACCTTGTAATGATTCTGCATTCTAAACTTCTAATAGATCGACAACTTGATCAGTCGAAATCATTTGTTCAAGCGGAGTATCATATTGATAAAGGCATGGTGTTACTTTGAAAGTCGTATTCTTGGAGCTCACCATGGTCTTATATCTACTTACGCATTGGAGACGTTGGTTCTGTACATATTTCATATATTCAACAATTCTTTTACTGGACCTCTTGAGGTGACTTACTCTCTTGTCtttgatttttctatttgtGCATGTGAAGGTGACTTACTCTATTGTCtttgatttttctatttgtGCATTTGCAGGTTATGTATCGTTTCTTAGAATTTTTCAGCAACTTTGATTGGGAGAAATTTTGTTTGAGCTTGCGGGGCCCAGTTCCTATAAGTTCACTTCCAGATATGACTGGTAATCTATACGTATAACTTTATTTTGATAAATCCATGATTGATTAAAAATGGTCCTTTCTATCATTCATGTGATGTCATGCAGCGGAACCTCCGCGGATGGACAGTGGTGAATTGTTGCTGGACAAGTCCTTCCTGGATACCTGTAGCACTGCATATGGAGTTGTGCCTCGCACCCAGGAGAATCAGGGTCGACCATTTGTTTCCAAACACTTCAATATTATTGATCCTTTACGTGCAAACAACAATCTCGGAAGAAGTGTCAGCAAAGGTAACTATGGACCTACTTTAAGATCATCTTACAGGTGAAAAGAACAGAGTAAAAATTCTTTGGCTTCACCTATTTCCGAGCAATTGATGGTATACTGTGGTTGATTTAATGCTTTTTTGAACGGGATTTCTATGATATCCGCAATACATTCACTGTTGGTAATTGGTTGCTAGTTTGTCTCCTTGTGAAATGTTAGCATTCTACTGATATATGCATATAAAGTGACCAACAAATCAAACCACTAATGATAAGAACTTCATTATTTGCGACCTGTAATAGGACCTCCTTGAGCAGTGTTGGGATAGCCATACCTGCCATACTTCTATTCATTCTTACAATGTTGAGTATGTGGTAATTAAGAGCAGCAATTGATTTTACTTTGATTGTCTGGCACTTAAATATCATAAATTTTTCGTTGGTGTGTAATCTTTTATCTTATTGGCCATTGAATGCTAATGATAGATTCAGTCTCTTAATAACATTCATGTGTTTGATACAATAATTTTTCCTCCTTGTGCTGTATACTCTGAAAAGTACCCTCATCAATATTTTATCTTTTTGGCAGTTCGATGCTAATGATAGGTTCAATCTCTTAAGAAGGTTCAAGtatatggattggatgactaccACTGTTTTGGTTATGTTCAGTGAAAAGTTTGATCTCTACAAGAACAACAAAAATACATCACCTGTTGAGTTGATCTTTTTTATATTTTGCAGGCAATTTCTTTAGAATACGCAGTGCTTTTGCATATGGAGCGAAAAGGCTGGGAAAGTTACTTGAATGTCCAAAAGAAGATTTAATTACTGAATTGAATCAGTTCTTCACAAATACATGGATAAGACATGGGAGTGGAAATCGTCCTGATGTGCAGCCTCTGAAAGTTGTTCCTTCTGTAGCGTCGAACAGTGACAGCAACCACAACACCAAATCTTCACAGGATGAATCAGTGTCTTCCTTGAGCAGTTCATCTCACCCTAGTGCAAAGGCAGTTTCTGACTCAAATAGTGTTTCGAGCAGCTATCGTGAagataatggttgtgtgatgaACGAAGAACTTCCTTCTGTCTCTGAATCATCAGATATGCGCCATGATGAACAAGTTCTGGCCAATTTAATGGATTCCGTGAAGTTGCATGGATCCAATGAACAGATTCAATTGCCAATGCAAATATCTTCTCATCTGTCTGTAGCACATTCCCCTTTATTGGCTCCAATAGCTTTTTCACAAAAGCACTTGGCTGGGGTTCAACCACCTAACTTAGTTGGGGCACCATGGTTGCCCAATATGCAGTTCCTCCATGGATTTGTTACACCAACCCAATACATACACAATCCAAATTTGGCACCAAATGTTGAAGATGGCAGTGAGAATGAGAAGCCTATTACATCGGATGCAAACCATGATACTGACAAAACTTGGCATCAGTATGGTATTGGATATTCTAGACaatttgatcctgaagtgaGAGATCCTCGCATCTATGATATTGATGGGAAGGAACGTCCTTCTTTTCCTAATGGTGTACACGGTGCCCCCTTGGAAAGGCATATGGAATTCACTCATGAGAATAATGGTGCAGATGATGAAACCTATAACAGCATGTTCCAGAATCAAACAAGTAGAGAAGGCAATGTAGATTACTCTAAGAGGAGTGGTTGTGTGAACGCTTCGCATGGCAGTTCATCCAGAGGCAAAGCTCTGGATGCTAGTTCATGGGATGAAGTTTCTGTAAATACAACAAGGTCATCAAGAAACAAATGGGGAAAAGAACCTGGCTTTGCGGCACCGGCCACATCCACACATAGCAAGACTGGTGGGCAGATGGGAaatgccaatgatcatctcccaaCTGAAGTTGACGATGGCCCTAGAAATGGGACACTGGTACCAATCATTAATGAAACTTCTGAGATAGTAGCAGGGTCCGATTCTTTTTCAACACAAACAAGAACTAGTgcaccttttctttttggttcGCCACATCAGAGGCAAGCTGATAACTCTGGACTGACTTTTGTTCCAACAGGCACACCAGTTCCTTTTGCTGTCCTCCCATTTATTCCAGGGAATAGCAATGGTTCTGGTCCCCAGTTTGAGAAAAGCGATGGAATTGATCAGCTTTCTGCCAAAATTGCAGGTCAAAATTTCTGTTTGCTTAGTGATGTTCACCAACCAGATTCTGGTGCTACCTCTACAGCATCAATCAGTACTATGACTGAGCCATCTGGGGAACACAAGCCTGACATCTTGAAAGGTGATCTCGTTAACCATCGGCACAATCTTCAGTATGCGCGACTCTGTCAGAATGCTCGTTCCATGGGTCCTGTTCTATACCCTTTTCCGGTACCACCAATGTATTTGCAGGGCCATGCGCCATGGGATGGGCCTGGAGGACCAGTTGCACCAAATGTTAACTGGACACAAATGATTGGTCCTGGTCAACGAGTACTTCCTGTGATGCCTCTGCAACCTGCTGCGGAAAGAGGTACTGGCGTTTTCCAGCACTATGGAGAAGATGCACCCAGATACCGTGGAGGCACAGGAACGTACTTGCCAAATCCTGTAAGAATCTAAGATATCTTTTAGCATCTTATCTCGTGCATAGACAACTTGTTAGTAATAacatattaaaaaaatgaaaactaaACAAGGTTGATCATTTATTGAGCATTACACTTTTGATACATGGTTAATTGATACCAATACTGTCGCCCATTTAGGTGATTTAATTGCTCATATGAAGATCGGAAGTCGTAACTACTCATTAGTTCTGTTAGATTCTGCTAGGCCAGTCTGGTACATTTTTAACGGGCTAGTAAGATTTATGAGTCTACCTGGTCAGATTCGTGGGAAAGATTCCCTTTATGTCATCATGAATATCATAGAGCTTGTGCTTCATCGTATAGACACAAGCATTGATCTGTTTACTATCAGGTTGCTAGCTTTGAGTCGCTTACTGGTAAAAACAGTTCTGTGCTAGCTTGTCTTGACTATTAAGTCATTGTAGATCGCTTTGAACCTTGTATGCTAGAAACAGTTTAGTCTGAACCAGCTGTATTATTATCCTGAAGCTTGTATGCTAGAAACAATTTTGGCGCTTTTGAGCTCTATAAGAACGATACACCTCAGATATTCACTGGAACCATAGTCTTGAAAGTATTCTGAGATCGAAAAGAAACATGTTAATCTTTCCAACATAGTATTCTTTTTTTGaacgatttttttttatttgtaacTGTATTTAGTCAACTTGAAACTCATGCGTTACCCACCATCAGAGTGAAATCATAGCATAGTAAGCTCATGTATCCCCTTCATTGTACAACTTCCTAAAACAAATGGTTACTAATCCCTCCatatgacatttaggacaaAGTAGAAATCATTTTttaactaattagcttgtcctaaatgtcatatgtttaaaaatggagggagtacaaagtaGAAAACTAATGAGTTCTTTTCATGACTGATGAGTCAAGACATTTGGAATATGGGTGCTGCTGGGTTTTCCTACGGTAGTTCTACCTTCTTTTCCTCTGGTCACAGTGATTTCTTTGTTTCGCAAGAGATAGATTTATTAAGCAATGATTTATGAAATTGATAGTCTGGACTGCGAAATACTAAGCCGTCAATTCTGTGGCTTCTGTTCAGAAGGTTCCATTTAGGGACCGGCACTCAAATTCAAGAAACTACAGAGGAGGTTATAATGGTGACAGGAGTGACTACAGTGATAAGGAAGGAAGCTGGATAAACTCAACACAACGAAATCCAAATCGCAGCTATGGACGTAGCCAGTCGGAGAGGTCTGGCATGAGGTCTGATAGACAGGCCAATGATGAGAGTCAATCTGATAGGCAACGGCGAACTTACAGAAATGACTCATACAGGCATGAGGCGAGCTCTCAATATCTTGTGCAGGGCCAATCTTTTGGATCCGCAAGCTCTATGCGCAAACCAGGGAACATTGCACATGGGGTTTACACACCACAATCAACAGCTTCAAATGGTGCTGGTGCTTTATCTGGCCCTCCAGGACCACCATTTTTTATGATGTACTCGTATGAATCTGGCGCAAATCATGGTCCATCCACATCTGAACCAATTGAATTTGGTTCTCTTGGGCCACTTCCTGCAGAAAATGGTGATGACATACCACGGTCCACGCGCCAAGTAATGCCTAATGGGTTTTATGGGCAAAGGCGTGGTCCATATAGGGGTGGTTCCTCTCATTCCTCTCCTGATCAACCGTCTTCACCTCAGCCTCGCAGGTAATACTATAATCTTTGTTGATCACTGTTTCTATTTTTAATGTTTAAGTATGAGCAGTCTGAAAAATCCAAATCATAACTGTTTAAGGAAAAATCCAAATCATAACTGTATAAGGAACTTTATTTTATCTGTGAAGAAACTTGTGATTTCGATATATAAGCAGTGTAAATGCACGGTAAGCAGTTGCCACTAGTAAGTTACTTACCTATAACTAACATTAAGTAATTGACAGACAATGAGGCACCGCTGGAAGGTCAAATTCGTTATGTTCTCATGAGTTGAGAAATCCGGCACACGAAATGAAAGTGCTGCTATGTGCAGATTTGATAGGGTAAGCAGGAATTGAAGAGATAGTCTGCTTCGTATTTCATGTTGTTGAGAGAAAAGATGCAAGCCACGGAAATAATGTTCTAaattatttaatttaattttcaTTCCTCAGTGGATCTTCCAGAGTTAAAATATTGAGAGTAGATCATTCTGGCATGGGTACTTCGTCACATTATTGTGATGGTGATAATGACCAGTAACCTCAAGTCCTCAACTTCATGCATTATGCATGTGTGCTCATTTTCTGTCACATGTGGGCTATGGCCTTCATGAAAGTCCAAAGTATTTACAAAGTGCAAGTGTGTTCAACTGATGCCCATAGCAGTTGGTAGTAATTAGTAAAGTGGCTCCTGATATCCGGTCTCAAAGGTAGAAATTAGTGTATAAGCACATTAAACTAGCACCACATCCGGGAGACCGGGGATATGCTTGCAATGGGTAATTGTGCCACCAGCTTTTCAATTTGCTTCCATGAATTGATCTAAGTATTTTCTTCTAAGTATATTCAGCAACATTTGTTGTCACCAAGCTGAAATTTATGTTTCTGTTAACTTTCAAGGTAGTTGAATGA encodes the following:
- the LOC101754595 gene encoding uncharacterized protein LOC101754595 isoform X4; the encoded protein is MGMVPNGLLPNASTGVTRRLDPERWAVAEGRTAELIARIQPNAHSEGRRLAVYHYVQRLIMNCLSCQVFTFGSVPLKTYLPDGDIDVTAFSNSDELKEIWANLVRDALEREEKSGNSEFHVKEVQYIQAEVKIIKCLVENIAVDISFNQVGGLCTLCFLEEIDNLISRNHLFKRSIILIKAWCYFESRILGAHHGLISTYALETLVLYIFHIFNNSFTGPLEVMYRFLEFFSNFDWEKFCLSLRGPVPISSLPDMTAEPPRMDSGELLLDKSFLDTCSTAYGVVPRTQENQGRPFVSKHFNIIDPLRANNNLGRSVSKGNFFRIRSAFAYGAKRLGKLLECPKEDLITELNQFFTNTWIRHGSGNRPDVQPLKVVPSVASNSDSNHNTKSSQDESVSSLSSSSHPSAKAVSDSNSVSSSYREDNGCVMNEELPSVSESSDMRHDEQVLANLMDSVKLHGSNEQIQLPMQISSHLSVAHSPLLAPIAFSQKHLAGVQPPNLVGAPWLPNMQFLHGFVTPTQYIHNPNLAPNVEDGSENEKPITSDANHDTDKTWHQYGIGYSRQFDPEVRDPRIYDIDGKERPSFPNGVHGAPLERHMEFTHENNGADDETYNSMFQNQTSREGNVDYSKRSGCVNASHGSSSRGKALDASSWDEVSVNTTRSSRNKWGKEPGFAAPATSTHSKTGGQMGNANDHLPTEVDDGPRNGTLVPIINETSEIVAGSDSFSTQTRTSAPFLFGSPHQRQADNSGLTFVPTGTPVPFAVLPFIPGNSNGSGPQFEKSDGIDQLSAKIAGQNFCLLSDVHQPDSGATSTASISTMTEPSGEHKPDILKGPCAMGWAWRTSCTKC
- the LOC101754595 gene encoding uncharacterized protein LOC101754595 isoform X5, producing the protein MGMVPNGLLPNASTGVTRRLDPERWAVAEGRTAELIARIQPNAHSEGRRLAVYHYVQRLIMNCLSCQVFTFGSVPLKTYLPDGDIDVTAFSNSDELKEIWANLVRDALEREEKSGNSEFHVKEVQYIQAEVKIIKCLVENIAVDISFNQVGGLCTLCFLEEIDNLISRNHLFKRSIILIKAWCYFESRILGAHHGLISTYALETLVLYIFHIFNNSFTGPLEVMYRFLEFFSNFDWEKFCLSLRGPVPISSLPDMTAEPPRMDSGELLLDKSFLDTCSTAYGVVPRTQENQGRPFVSKHFNIIDPLRANNNLGRSVSKGNFFRIRSAFAYGAKRLGKLLECPKEDLITELNQFFTNTWIRHGSGNRPDVQPLKVVPSVASNSDSNHNTKSSQDESVSSLSSSSHPSAKAVSDSNSVSSSYREDNGCVMNEELPSVSESSDMRHDEQVLANLMDSVKLHGSNEQIQLPMQISSHLSVAHSPLLAPIAFSQKHLAGVQPPNLVGAPWLPNMQFLHGFVTPTQYIHNPNLAPNVEDGSENEKPITSDANHDTDKTWHQYGIGYSRQFDPEVRDPRIYDIDGKERPSFPNGVHGAPLERHMEFTHENNGADDETYNSMFQNQTSREGNVDYSKRSGCVNASHGSSSRGKALDASSWDEVSVNTTRSSRNKWGKEPGFAAPATSTHSKTGGQMGNANDHLPTEVDDGPRNGTLVPIINETSEIVAGSDSFSTQTRTSAPFLFGSPHQRSKFLFA
- the LOC101754595 gene encoding uncharacterized protein LOC101754595 isoform X3, producing the protein MGMVPNGLLPNASTGVTRRLDPERWAVAEGRTAELIARIQPNAHSEGRRLAVYHYVQRLIMNCLSCQVFTFGSVPLKTYLPDGDIDVTAFSNSDELKEIWANLVRDALEREEKSGNSEFHVKEVQYIQAEVKIIKCLVENIAVDISFNQVGGLCTLCFLEEIDNLISRNHLFKRSIILIKAWCYFESRILGAHHGLISTYALETLVLYIFHIFNNSFTGPLEVMYRFLEFFSNFDWEKFCLSLRGPVPISSLPDMTAEPPRMDSGELLLDKSFLDTCSTAYGVVPRTQENQGRPFVSKHFNIIDPLRANNNLGRSVSKGNFFRIRSAFAYGAKRLGKLLECPKEDLITELNQFFTNTWIRHGSGNRPDVQPLKVVPSVASNSDSNHNTKSSQDESVSSLSSSSHPSAKAVSDSNSVSSSYREDNGCVMNEELPSVSESSDMRHDEQVLANLMDSVKLHGSNEQIQLPMQISSHLSVAHSPLLAPIAFSQKHLAGVQPPNLVGAPWLPNMQFLHGFVTPTQYIHNPNLAPNVEDGSENEKPITSDANHDTDKTWHQYGIGYSRQFDPEVRDPRIYDIDGKERPSFPNGVHGAPLERHMEFTHENNGADDETYNSMFQNQTSREGNVDYSKRSGCVNASHGSSSRGKALDASSWDEVSVNTTRSSRNKWGKEPGFAAPATSTHSKTGGQMGNANDHLPTEVDDGPRNGTLVPIINETSEIVAGSDSFSTQTRTSAPFLFGSPHQRQADNSGLTFVPTGTPVPFAVLPFIPGNSNGSGPQFEKSDGIDQLSAKIAGQNFCLLSDVHQPDSGATSTASISTMTEPSGEHKPDILKGDLVNHRHNLQYARLCQNARSMGPVLYPFPVPPMYLQGHAPWDGPGGPVAPNVNWTQMIGPGQRVLPVMPLQPAAERGTGVFQHYGEDAPRYRGGTGTYLPNPVPFRDRHSNSRNYRGGYNGDRSDYSDKEGSWINSTQRNPNRSYGRSQSERSGMRSDRQANDESQSDRQRRTYRNDSYRHEASSQYLVQGQSFGSASSMRKPGNIAHGVYTPQSTASNGAGALSGPPGPPFFMMYSYESGANHGPSTSEPIEFGSLGPLPAENGDDIPRSTRQVMPNGFYGQRRGPYRGGSSHSSPDQPSSPQPRRQ
- the LOC101754595 gene encoding uncharacterized protein LOC101754595 isoform X1 translates to MGMVPNGLLPNASTGVTRRLDPERWAVAEGRTAELIARIQPNAHSEGRRLAVYHYVQRLIMNCLSCQVFTFGSVPLKTYLPDGDIDVTAFSNSDELKEIWANLVRDALEREEKSGNSEFHVKEVQYIQAEVKIIKCLVENIAVDISFNQVGGLCTLCFLEEIDNLISRNHLFKRSIILIKAWCYFESRILGAHHGLISTYALETLVLYIFHIFNNSFTGPLEVMYRFLEFFSNFDWEKFCLSLRGPVPISSLPDMTAEPPRMDSGELLLDKSFLDTCSTAYGVVPRTQENQGRPFVSKHFNIIDPLRANNNLGRSVSKGNFFRIRSAFAYGAKRLGKLLECPKEDLITELNQFFTNTWIRHGSGNRPDVQPLKVVPSVASNSDSNHNTKSSQDESVSSLSSSSHPSAKAVSDSNSVSSSYREDNGCVMNEELPSVSESSDMRHDEQVLANLMDSVKLHGSNEQIQLPMQISSHLSVAHSPLLAPIAFSQKHLAGVQPPNLVGAPWLPNMQFLHGFVTPTQYIHNPNLAPNVEDGSENEKPITSDANHDTDKTWHQYGIGYSRQFDPEVRDPRIYDIDGKERPSFPNGVHGAPLERHMEFTHENNGADDETYNSMFQNQTSREGNVDYSKRSGCVNASHGSSSRGKALDASSWDEVSVNTTRSSRNKWGKEPGFAAPATSTHSKTGGQMGNANDHLPTEVDDGPRNGTLVPIINETSEIVAGSDSFSTQTRTSAPFLFGSPHQRQADNSGLTFVPTGTPVPFAVLPFIPGNSNGSGPQFEKSDGIDQLSAKIAGQNFCLLSDVHQPDSGATSTASISTMTEPSGEHKPDILKGDLVNHRHNLQYARLCQNARSMGPVLYPFPVPPMYLQGHAPWDGPGGPVAPNVNWTQMIGPGQRVLPVMPLQPAAERGTGVFQHYGEDAPRYRGGTGTYLPNPKVPFRDRHSNSRNYRGGYNGDRSDYSDKEGSWINSTQRNPNRSYGRSQSERSGMRSDRQANDESQSDRQRRTYRNDSYRHEASSQYLVQGQSFGSASSMRKPGNIAHGVYTPQSTASNGAGALSGPPGPPFFMMYSYESGANHGPSTSEPIEFGSLGPLPAENGDDIPRSTRQVMPNGFYGQRRGPYRGGSSHSSPDQPSSPQPRRQ
- the LOC101754595 gene encoding uncharacterized protein LOC101754595 isoform X2, with amino-acid sequence MGMVPNGLLPNASTGVTRRLDPERWAVAEGRTAELIARIQPNAHSEGRRLAVYHYVQRLIMNCLSCQVFTFGSVPLKTYLPDGDIDVTAFSNSDELKEIWANLVRDALEREEKSGNSEFHVKEVQYIQAEVKIIKCLVENIAVDISFNQVGGLCTLCFLEEIDNLISRNHLFKRSIILIKAWCYFESRILGAHHGLISTYALETLVLYIFHIFNNSFTGPLEVMYRFLEFFSNFDWEKFCLSLRGPVPISSLPDMTAEPPRMDSGELLLDKSFLDTCSTAYGVVPRTQENQGRPFVSKHFNIIDPLRANNNLGRSVSKGNFFRIRSAFAYGAKRLGKLLECPKEDLITELNQFFTNTWIRHGSGNRPDVQPLKVVPSVASNSDSNHNTKSSQDESVSSLSSSSHPSAKAVSDSNSVSSSYREDNGCVMNEELPSVSESSDMRHDEQVLANLMDSVKLHGSNEQIQLPMQISSHLSVAHSPLLAPIAFSQKHLAGVQPPNLVGAPWLPNMQFLHGFVTPTQYIHNPNLAPNVEDGSENEKPITSDANHDTDKTWHQYGIGYSRQFDPEVRDPRIYDIDGKERPSFPNGVHGAPLERHMEFTHENNGADDETYNSMFQNQTSREGNVDYSKRSGCVNASHGSSSRGKALDASSWDEVSVNTTRSSRNKWGKEPGFAAPATSTHSKTGGQMGNANDHLPTEVDDGPRNGTLVPIINETSEIVAGSDSFSTQTRTSAPFLFGSPHQRQADNSGLTFVPTGTPVPFAVLPFIPGNSNGSGPQFEKSDGIDQLSAKIAGQNFCLLSDVHQPDSGATSTASISTMTEPSGEHKPDILKGDLVNHRHNLQYARLCQNARSMGPVLYPFPVPPMYLQGHAPWDGPGGPVAPNVNWTQMIGPGQRVLPVMPLQPAAERGTGVFQHYGEDAPRYRGGTGTYLPNPKVPFRDRHSNSRNYRGGYNGDRSDYSDKEGSWINSTQRNPNRSYGRSQSERSGMRSDRQANDESQSDRQRRTYRNDSYRHEASSQYLVQGQSFGSASSMRKPGNIAHGVYTPQSTASNGAGALSGPPGPPFFMMYSYESGANHGPSTSEPIEFGSLGPLPAENGDDIPRSTRQVMPNGFYGQRRGPYRGGSSHSSPDQPSSPQPRR